A window of the Burkholderia sp. 9120 genome harbors these coding sequences:
- a CDS encoding TonB-dependent hemoglobin/transferrin/lactoferrin family receptor has protein sequence MLSGVFGVVGLWAAQSAHAADNTPAQKATAQQVAQAPQAASAVQLASGRLLDPVTVTATRTASAQSRTAASVSVITDQDLEEQQAENIKDALRYEPGVTVRRTPYRPGSAALGGGRDNDSSINIRGLEGNRILMMEDGIRLPYSFTFGPLESGRGDYADLGTLKRIEILRGPASALYGSDGLTGAVNFLTKDPQDLLDIYNKPTYFSVRPSYESADRSFGATVQAAGGNDMIQGMLIADGRRGHEVDNKGSNNSATTLRTTANPQDTYSETLLGKLVVKPTAHDTFKFTAETVRERIDTNVLSAINPPTTLALTGNDKLERNRYSLDYDFNNEAAPFFQTAHVQVYYQDAWQDQNSYEKRGSSASRTRLSHYGERVFGGSAFAESNFRTGIFSHKLLYGGDGSLDRVTALRDGTVPGVGEAAFPNKPFPDTDYRLLGAFIQDQISYGGLTVTPGLRFDTYALNAKTGDPQYLGKPVSSSDNALSPRLAVLYEVSPALIPYAQYAHGFRAPSPDQVNNSFANPLYGYTSIGNPNLKPETSDTIEAGLRGKLGTGLGPLRYSAAIFAGRYRDFIAQQTVSGSGRPNDPLVFQYVNYSRASIHGLEGRAEWALPYGFTVKTAMAFTKGSVEGGTGANQPLDTINPFSAVFGLRYEPGERWFVQTDLLFQAAKKTSDITPKNCASQTCFAPGSSFVVDLRGGYRFNKHVVAYLGVYNLFDRKYWNWSDVRGIAETSPVKDAYTAPGRNVSVSMKVDF, from the coding sequence ATGCTGTCCGGCGTATTTGGCGTCGTCGGTCTTTGGGCCGCGCAGTCGGCTCACGCAGCAGATAACACGCCGGCTCAGAAAGCCACCGCGCAGCAGGTCGCGCAGGCGCCGCAAGCCGCATCGGCGGTACAACTCGCGTCGGGCAGACTGCTCGATCCGGTGACCGTTACCGCCACCCGCACCGCGTCCGCGCAGAGTCGCACGGCCGCGTCCGTCTCGGTGATCACCGACCAGGACCTCGAAGAACAGCAAGCCGAAAACATCAAGGACGCGCTGCGCTACGAGCCCGGCGTCACGGTGCGTCGCACGCCTTACCGGCCTGGCTCGGCAGCCCTGGGCGGCGGTCGCGACAACGATTCGAGCATCAACATTCGCGGCCTCGAAGGCAACCGCATTCTGATGATGGAAGACGGCATCCGCCTGCCCTATTCGTTCACGTTCGGCCCGCTCGAATCGGGTCGCGGCGACTATGCGGATCTCGGCACGCTCAAGCGCATTGAAATTCTGCGCGGTCCGGCCTCGGCGCTGTATGGCAGCGACGGCTTGACCGGCGCGGTGAACTTCCTGACCAAAGACCCGCAGGATCTGCTCGACATCTACAACAAGCCGACTTATTTTTCGGTGCGTCCGAGCTATGAATCGGCCGATCGCAGTTTCGGCGCAACCGTGCAGGCGGCCGGCGGCAACGACATGATTCAGGGCATGCTGATCGCCGACGGCCGGCGCGGCCACGAAGTGGACAACAAAGGCTCGAACAATTCGGCGACGACGCTGCGCACCACGGCGAATCCGCAGGACACGTATTCCGAAACGCTGCTCGGCAAGCTGGTCGTCAAACCGACCGCGCACGACACCTTCAAATTCACCGCCGAAACCGTCCGCGAACGGATCGACACGAACGTGCTCTCGGCGATCAACCCGCCCACCACGCTCGCGCTGACCGGCAACGACAAGCTCGAACGCAATCGCTACAGCCTCGATTACGACTTCAATAACGAGGCCGCGCCGTTTTTCCAGACCGCGCACGTTCAGGTGTACTACCAGGACGCATGGCAGGATCAGAACTCGTATGAGAAGCGTGGCTCGTCCGCTTCGCGCACGCGTTTGAGCCACTACGGCGAGCGCGTATTCGGCGGCTCGGCGTTCGCGGAGAGCAACTTCCGCACGGGCATCTTCTCGCACAAGCTGCTGTATGGCGGCGACGGCAGTCTCGATCGCGTGACGGCGCTGCGCGACGGCACCGTGCCGGGCGTGGGCGAAGCCGCGTTCCCGAACAAGCCGTTCCCGGATACGGATTACCGCCTGCTCGGCGCGTTCATTCAGGATCAGATCAGCTATGGCGGCCTGACCGTCACGCCGGGTTTGCGTTTCGACACCTACGCGCTGAACGCGAAAACCGGCGACCCGCAGTATCTGGGCAAGCCGGTTTCGTCGAGCGACAACGCGTTGTCGCCGCGCCTCGCGGTGCTGTACGAAGTGTCGCCCGCGTTGATTCCGTACGCGCAATACGCGCACGGCTTCCGCGCGCCGTCGCCGGATCAGGTGAACAACAGCTTCGCGAATCCGCTGTATGGCTATACGTCGATCGGCAATCCGAATCTGAAGCCTGAAACCAGCGACACCATCGAAGCCGGTTTGCGCGGCAAGCTCGGCACCGGCCTCGGCCCACTGCGCTATAGCGCGGCGATCTTCGCCGGCCGCTATCGCGACTTCATCGCGCAACAGACCGTGAGCGGCAGCGGCCGCCCGAACGATCCGCTGGTGTTCCAGTACGTCAACTATTCGCGGGCCTCGATTCACGGCCTCGAAGGACGCGCGGAATGGGCGCTGCCGTACGGCTTCACGGTCAAGACCGCGATGGCCTTCACCAAAGGCAGCGTGGAAGGCGGCACCGGCGCGAATCAGCCGCTCGACACCATCAACCCTTTCTCGGCCGTGTTCGGCCTTCGTTATGAACCGGGCGAACGCTGGTTCGTGCAAACGGATCTGCTGTTCCAGGCCGCGAAGAAAACCAGCGACATCACGCCGAAAAACTGCGCGTCGCAAACCTGCTTCGCGCCGGGCTCGAGTTTCGTCGTCGACCTGCGCGGCGGCTATCGCTTCAACAAGCACGTCGTCGCGTATCTCGGCGTGTACAACCTGTTCGACCGCAAGTACTGGAACTGGTCGGACGTGCGCGGCATTGCGGAGACGTCGCCGGTCAAGGACGCTTACACCGCCCCTGGTCGCAACGTGTCGGTCAGCATGAAGGTCGACTTCTGA
- a CDS encoding hemin-degrading factor has product MLNSARHDVAALTQLRHDFQTVKAAQKLRNREAAHALGISEGEALAAFVGEHVVRLEPNFVELYEQMPQLGAVMALTRNEAAVHEKDGVFEDMSHDGTVGLVLGSAIDLRVFYHAWASGFAVRETTAQGVQKSLQFFDRQGHAVHKIFLREHSNHAAFDAFVDRWQMREQAPGLATEEASAPPALNLDSDIDVAAFHGAWDAMTDTHQFFGMLRKFGLARTQALRLAERRYAYPVANDALQGLLERAAQSTLPIMVFVGNRGMIQIHTGPVSNIRMMGPWVNVLDPGFNLHLRGDLIASAWVVRKPTSDGIVTSLELFDANGENVAMLFGARKPGQPELAGWRELIDGIAPLEDGAAA; this is encoded by the coding sequence ATGCTGAATTCCGCCCGTCACGACGTCGCTGCATTGACTCAGCTTCGTCACGATTTTCAAACTGTGAAAGCCGCGCAGAAACTGCGCAACCGCGAAGCCGCGCACGCGCTCGGCATTAGCGAAGGCGAAGCGCTCGCGGCGTTCGTCGGCGAACACGTGGTGCGGCTCGAACCGAACTTCGTCGAGCTGTACGAACAGATGCCGCAACTGGGCGCCGTGATGGCGCTCACGCGCAACGAGGCCGCCGTGCACGAGAAAGACGGCGTCTTCGAAGACATGAGTCACGACGGCACCGTCGGCCTCGTGCTCGGCAGCGCGATCGATCTGCGGGTGTTCTATCACGCATGGGCGTCGGGTTTCGCGGTGCGCGAAACCACCGCGCAAGGCGTGCAAAAAAGCCTGCAATTCTTCGACAGGCAAGGTCACGCGGTCCACAAGATTTTTCTGCGCGAGCACAGCAATCACGCAGCGTTCGACGCCTTCGTCGACCGCTGGCAAATGCGCGAACAGGCGCCGGGGCTCGCCACGGAAGAAGCGTCCGCGCCGCCCGCATTGAATCTGGATAGCGATATCGACGTCGCCGCGTTTCATGGCGCGTGGGACGCGATGACGGACACGCACCAGTTCTTCGGCATGCTGCGCAAGTTCGGTCTGGCCCGCACCCAGGCATTGCGGCTCGCCGAACGCCGCTACGCCTACCCGGTCGCCAACGACGCGCTGCAAGGCCTGCTCGAACGCGCCGCGCAGAGCACGCTGCCGATCATGGTGTTCGTCGGCAATCGCGGCATGATCCAGATTCACACCGGACCGGTCAGCAATATCCGCATGATGGGCCCGTGGGTCAACGTGCTCGATCCGGGCTTCAATCTGCATCTGCGCGGCGATCTGATCGCCAGCGCGTGGGTCGTGCGCAAGCCGACCAGCGACGGCATCGTCACCTCGCTCGAACTGTTCGACGCGAACGGCGAGAACGTCGCGATGCTGTTCGGCGCGCGCAAACCGGGTCAGCCGGAACTCGCCGGCTGGCGTGAACTGATCGACGGTATCGCGCCTCTCGAAGACGGAGCGGCAGCGTGA
- a CDS encoding ABC transporter substrate-binding protein produces the protein MLGGGALLLGALAPRAFAQPPRRVIVVGGALAEIIYALGAQGNATSAASVLVGADTTCSYPAAARALPKVGYQRALSAEGLLSLRPDLILASAEAGPPNVLTQVKQAGVSVVSFAEQHNVDSVRDKITGIAKALDAKPQGDVLLTRFDGEWQRAREAVAASPLARRAQPPRVLFVLNHTGNSAMVAGQHTAADAMLAYAGARNAMQGFNGYRPLSAEALVSAAPDLILTTDEGLSAVGGAAAMLASPGFAATPAGQNKRVVALDALFLLGFGPRLPGAVTTLNQKLQEA, from the coding sequence ATGCTCGGCGGCGGCGCGCTGTTGCTCGGCGCGTTGGCGCCGCGCGCATTCGCGCAGCCGCCGCGGCGCGTGATCGTGGTCGGCGGCGCGCTCGCCGAGATCATTTACGCGCTCGGCGCTCAGGGTAACGCGACCAGCGCGGCCAGCGTGCTGGTCGGCGCGGATACGACCTGCAGCTATCCGGCCGCCGCGCGTGCCTTGCCGAAGGTCGGCTATCAGCGCGCGTTGTCGGCGGAGGGCTTGCTGTCGTTGCGGCCCGATCTGATCCTCGCGTCGGCGGAAGCCGGGCCGCCCAACGTGCTCACGCAGGTCAAACAGGCGGGCGTGTCGGTCGTCTCGTTCGCGGAACAGCACAACGTGGACAGCGTGCGCGACAAGATCACCGGCATCGCCAAAGCGCTCGACGCGAAGCCGCAGGGAGACGTGCTACTGACGCGCTTCGACGGCGAATGGCAGCGCGCGCGCGAGGCCGTCGCGGCGTCGCCGCTCGCGCGCCGCGCGCAACCGCCGCGCGTGCTGTTCGTGCTGAATCACACGGGCAACAGCGCGATGGTCGCCGGCCAGCACACCGCCGCCGACGCGATGCTCGCCTATGCCGGCGCGCGTAACGCGATGCAGGGCTTCAACGGTTACCGGCCGCTGTCGGCCGAAGCGCTGGTGAGCGCCGCGCCCGATCTGATCCTGACCACCGACGAAGGCCTGAGCGCGGTCGGCGGCGCAGCGGCGATGCTGGCGAGCCCCGGTTTCGCGGCGACGCCCGCGGGACAGAACAAGCGCGTCGTCGCGCTGGACGCATTGTTCCTGCTCGGCTTCGGCCCGCGCCTACCCGGCGCGGTGACCACGCTGAACCAGAAGCTGCAGGAGGCGTGA
- a CDS encoding iron ABC transporter permease, with protein MESDLVASASGPTSAPGPGPSNRYQPKSATLAERRRRTARLLLGTLAVALGLATLAAICIGAYRISPALVWSALLATPAELANDPALQQARAVLLQIRLPRVVLALLVGAGFGSAGSALQALFRNPLADPGLIGISSGAALGASTLIVLGPMIGALSLVWLPAAAFLGALTVAALVYRLAAARGRLALPLLLLAGIAINALAGAAIGLLTYLADDAQLRSLTFWSLGSLGGAQWPVLGAVAPFVVIGALVIARNSHALNALQLGETEAQHLGVPAQVVKRTVLVASALGVGALVSCTGVIGFIGLVAPHCVRLACGPDQRVVMPGAMLLGATLTVLADLAARTVAAPAEVPLGILTALIGAPFFLALLWRSRSQLGL; from the coding sequence ATGGAGTCGGACCTCGTGGCGTCAGCGTCAGGGCCAACATCAGCGCCAGGGCCAGGGCCGTCAAATCGCTATCAGCCGAAGTCGGCCACGCTGGCCGAGCGGCGACGACGCACCGCCCGTCTGCTGCTCGGGACGCTAGCCGTCGCGCTCGGTCTGGCGACGCTCGCCGCGATCTGCATCGGCGCGTATCGCATCAGCCCCGCGCTGGTGTGGTCCGCGTTGCTCGCGACACCCGCCGAGCTGGCCAACGATCCGGCGCTTCAACAGGCGCGCGCGGTCCTGCTGCAAATCCGTTTGCCCCGCGTCGTACTGGCGCTGCTGGTCGGCGCGGGCTTCGGCTCGGCGGGCAGCGCGCTGCAGGCGCTGTTTCGCAATCCGCTCGCCGATCCTGGGCTGATCGGTATTTCGAGCGGCGCGGCGTTGGGCGCCTCGACGCTGATCGTGCTCGGTCCGATGATCGGCGCCTTGAGTCTCGTGTGGCTGCCGGCCGCCGCGTTCCTCGGCGCGCTGACCGTGGCGGCGCTCGTCTACCGGCTCGCCGCCGCGCGTGGCCGGCTCGCGCTGCCGCTGCTGCTGCTCGCCGGCATCGCGATCAATGCGCTGGCCGGCGCCGCGATCGGCCTGCTCACCTACCTCGCCGACGACGCGCAATTGCGGTCGCTGACCTTCTGGAGTCTCGGCAGTCTCGGCGGCGCACAGTGGCCGGTGCTCGGCGCAGTCGCACCGTTCGTCGTGATCGGCGCGCTAGTGATCGCGCGTAACAGCCACGCGCTGAACGCGCTGCAACTCGGCGAAACCGAGGCGCAGCATCTCGGCGTGCCGGCTCAAGTGGTCAAACGCACGGTGCTGGTGGCGTCGGCGTTGGGTGTCGGCGCGCTGGTGTCGTGTACCGGCGTGATCGGCTTTATCGGGTTGGTCGCGCCGCATTGCGTGCGGCTCGCCTGCGGTCCCGATCAACGCGTGGTGATGCCCGGCGCGATGCTGCTCGGCGCCACGCTGACCGTGCTCGCCGATCTCGCGGCACGCACCGTCGCCGCGCCGGCCGAAGTGCCGCTCGGCATTCTGACCGCACTGATCGGTGCGCCCTTCTTCCTCGCGTTGCTGTGGCGCAGCCGCAGTCAACTCGGTCTGTGA
- a CDS encoding heme ABC transporter ATP-binding protein codes for MLMTSHLSITRGDRPILRDLSLTVKPGCLTTLLGCNGAGKSTLLKALAGEFHGGGSTRPPQLSGTTTLNGESLDGMSPKRLARLRAVLPQASNPVFPFTVEEIVLLGRYPHAASGAVSRNDRRIVDEALALAGAEALAGRDITTLSGGELARVQFARVLAQIWPQDDDAGDARGTSDQPTRYLLLDEPTAALDLAHQHRLLETVRALTRRWRIGALAIVHDPNLAARYADAIALLADGTIIAQGTPREIMQPALIERCFGFAVRMLDAGDGSAPVAVPA; via the coding sequence ATGCTCATGACCAGCCACCTCTCGATCACCCGCGGCGACCGGCCGATTCTGCGCGATCTTTCGCTGACGGTTAAGCCCGGCTGCCTGACTACGCTGCTCGGCTGCAACGGGGCCGGCAAGAGCACGTTGCTGAAAGCGCTCGCGGGCGAGTTTCATGGCGGCGGTTCGACGCGGCCGCCGCAGTTGAGCGGCACGACGACGCTCAATGGCGAGTCGCTCGACGGTATGTCGCCGAAGCGTCTGGCGCGCTTGCGCGCGGTGTTGCCGCAAGCCTCCAACCCGGTGTTTCCGTTCACGGTCGAGGAGATCGTGCTGCTCGGCCGCTATCCGCATGCGGCGAGCGGCGCCGTGTCGCGCAACGATCGGCGGATCGTCGACGAAGCGTTAGCGCTGGCCGGCGCTGAAGCTCTCGCGGGCCGCGACATCACCACACTGTCCGGCGGCGAGTTGGCGAGGGTGCAGTTTGCCCGCGTGCTGGCGCAGATCTGGCCGCAGGACGACGACGCCGGTGACGCTCGTGGCACATCGGATCAACCGACCCGCTATCTGCTGCTCGACGAGCCGACTGCCGCGTTGGATCTGGCGCATCAGCATCGCTTGCTGGAGACCGTCAGGGCGTTGACGCGCCGTTGGCGGATCGGCGCGCTGGCTATCGTGCATGATCCGAATCTGGCCGCGCGCTATGCCGATGCGATCGCGTTGCTGGCGGACGGCACGATCATCGCGCAAGGCACGCCGAGGGAGATCATGCAGCCGGCGCTGATCGAGCGATGCTTCGGGTTTGCGGTGCGGATGCTGGATGCGGGAGATGGGTCGGCGCCGGTGGCGGTGCCGGCTTGA
- a CDS encoding LysR family transcriptional regulator produces MENLLKKLDLTSLRLFVAVCQERNIARAAEREFIAPSAVSRRIAEIEAVIGLPVIQRQSRGITVTPVGETVLRYALAIIGNIEQMSAELSRFSSGAKGRVRVVANLSSIVQFLPEDVAAFGRAFPEVSIELEEENSAEVLRLVAEHAADFGICNPVVGSEAFEQVPYRQDRLAVLVPGGHRLAGMARVAFNGLLGDSFVGLRSESALTQMLAQQAAAEGRQLDVRIRVSSLDALCRMVHAGLGIAIVPEQVGLLYVNALDVRLLSLSDAWAVRRLIVIFKAREQLSASAAALVGFLGSAA; encoded by the coding sequence ATGGAAAATCTTCTCAAGAAACTCGATCTCACTTCGCTGCGACTGTTCGTCGCCGTTTGCCAGGAACGGAATATCGCGCGAGCGGCCGAGCGCGAGTTCATCGCGCCGTCGGCGGTGAGCCGGCGCATCGCCGAAATCGAGGCAGTGATCGGCTTGCCGGTGATCCAGCGCCAATCGCGCGGCATTACGGTGACGCCGGTCGGCGAGACGGTGCTGCGTTACGCGCTGGCGATCATCGGCAACATCGAACAGATGAGCGCGGAGTTGTCGCGCTTTTCATCGGGCGCGAAGGGCCGGGTGCGGGTGGTGGCGAATCTGTCGTCGATCGTGCAGTTTCTGCCGGAAGATGTGGCCGCTTTCGGGCGCGCGTTTCCGGAGGTGTCGATCGAACTCGAAGAGGAGAACAGCGCCGAGGTGCTGCGTCTGGTGGCCGAGCACGCGGCGGACTTTGGTATCTGCAATCCGGTGGTGGGCAGCGAAGCGTTCGAGCAGGTGCCGTACCGGCAGGACCGGTTAGCGGTGCTGGTGCCGGGCGGTCACCGTCTCGCCGGCATGGCGCGCGTGGCGTTCAACGGTTTGCTCGGCGATAGCTTCGTCGGCTTGCGCAGCGAGAGCGCGCTCACGCAGATGCTCGCGCAACAGGCGGCCGCGGAGGGCAGGCAACTCGATGTGAGGATCCGCGTGAGCAGTCTGGATGCGTTGTGCCGGATGGTGCACGCGGGACTCGGTATCGCGATCGTGCCGGAGCAGGTGGGTTTGCTTTATGTGAATGCGCTCGACGTGCGCTTGCTGTCGTTGAGCGATGCGTGGGCGGTGCGTCGGTTGATCGTGATTTTTAAAGCGCGCGAGCAGTTGAGTGCGAGTGCGGCGGCGTTGGTGGGGTTTTTGGGGAGTGCCGCCTGA
- a CDS encoding GNAT family N-acetyltransferase, translated as MNAVRLSRATRADAADLIAANRANQDYHLPWVASFTDQAGFDGWFSRTLTGPNVGLVARETASNEIVGMINVNEIVAGVFQSAYLGYYGMSGFARQGLMTDALRAAASYAFGEMGLHRLEANIQPGNEASIALVRRLGFQKEGYSPRYLRIDGEWRDHERWALLADTPAGNAI; from the coding sequence ATGAACGCCGTTCGACTCAGCCGCGCAACTCGCGCCGATGCCGCCGATCTGATCGCCGCCAACCGCGCGAATCAGGACTACCACTTGCCGTGGGTCGCCTCCTTTACTGATCAAGCCGGCTTCGACGGCTGGTTCTCGCGCACCCTGACCGGACCCAACGTCGGACTGGTGGCGCGGGAAACGGCATCGAACGAGATTGTCGGCATGATCAATGTCAACGAGATCGTCGCGGGCGTTTTTCAGAGCGCTTATCTCGGCTACTACGGCATGTCGGGTTTCGCGCGCCAAGGCCTGATGACCGACGCGCTGCGCGCGGCGGCGAGCTATGCGTTCGGCGAGATGGGCTTACATCGGCTGGAAGCCAACATTCAACCGGGCAACGAGGCGTCGATCGCGCTGGTGCGCCGGTTGGGCTTTCAGAAGGAAGGATATTCGCCGCGCTATCTGCGCATCGACGGCGAATGGCGCGATCACGAGCGGTGGGCGCTGCTGGCCGACACACCCGCCGGCAACGCGATCTAA